The Athene noctua chromosome 3, bAthNoc1.hap1.1, whole genome shotgun sequence genome includes a region encoding these proteins:
- the PHLDA1 gene encoding pleckstrin homology-like domain family A member 1, which translates to MLESGCKAVKEGVLEKRSDGLLQLWKKKRCILTEEGLLLAPPKQPPQQPPLPAEPAAKIKELHFSNMKTVDCVERKGKYVYFTVVMAEGKEIDFRCAQEQGWNAAITLQMVQYKNRQAILAVRSTRQKQQHLAQPHGPRLRTASNSA; encoded by the coding sequence ATGCTGGAGAGCGGCTGCAAGGCGGTGAAGGAGGGCGTGCTGGAGAAGAGGAGCGACGGGCTCCTGCAGCTCTGGAAGAAGAAGCGCTGCATCCTCACCGAGGAGGGGCTGCTCCTCGCCCCCCCCAAGCAGCCGCCGCAGCAGCCGCCGCTGCCGGCCGAGCCGGCGGCCAAGATCAAGGAGCTTCACTTCTCCAACATGAAGACCGTGGACTGTGTGGAGCGGAAGGGCAAGTACGTGTACTTCACGGTGGTGATGGCCGAGGGGAAGGAGATCGACTTTCGGTGCgcgcaggagcagggctggaacgCGGCGATCACGCTGCAGATGGTGCAGTACAAGAACCGCCAGGCCATCCTGGCCGTCCGCTCCACCCgccagaagcagcagcacctGGCGCAGCCCCACGGCCCGCGCCTCCGCACCGCCTCAAACTCCGCCTAG